From the genome of Podospora bellae-mahoneyi strain CBS 112042 chromosome 2, whole genome shotgun sequence:
GAAGTCCAGTGCTTTCCCGTTTCTCGAATTATGCTGCCAAGAAAGGAAGGTAGTTGCTACCTCACGAGATATGCAAGTGCAACCTTCATTTGttcccaaacctccaacTTCAGCCTCCATTGCAATATGCCATATTTCCGGAAAAATCCGGAAAGCTTGTTTCTTTCTGATCTTCCTCGCAACGCTTGCCTTCTTGGCGAGGGGACGTGTCCGATAGAATGGGCAAAAGCCTGTTGTTGCGCGGTTTGGTCGGTATCCATGGTTAAATGTGATTATGGGGAGGGTTTCGaccggggaggaggaggaggcctATAATGAGAGGATTGGGGATTTTGGTGAGGCTAGGGAGGAGCCTAAAGAAGGAGGGTTAGGAAGggatgttgatgctgggaGGTTGTCGCCGTTGGGGGTGGACTCGTTGTGACTTGTTTTGTCTTGTGATCCTGATTTTGTTTGTGCGTGATATGGCCAACATTGCCATGGGCATGTCACCAGCCAGATTTCAGCATGCGGAAGGTCAGTCCAGCCCCCATTAGATATACAGAAAATCTCGAATGTTTGCCAGCTGGAGCTGACACGCGGGCAAGATTACTAGAAGAATTCCGCATTCAATTATGACAGCCAGAAATGCAACTTCGGTAACAAAGAGTTAGCGTACTATCAATTGACCTATATGCTCAACTTCTTAATATATTTGAAGTCCAATCTCCAGCCACCCTCTCGTCGTCGTAGCTCTTAGTACGACACGATGCTCGTTGTTCGATATCAGGAACTGAAACAGAGAATCGAAAGCATGAAGGACCAGCACAAAATGGAGAGATTTCTTGCGCAGGATATCGCGCTATGACAACTCGATCGGTCTATTCACTCTAGTGAGTAGGCCTCCAGCAGATCTGGAGATACTGTATTGTATCAGCCTCCTGATCCATGACCGTTCACCCGAGCCAAATCGCGCAAGAGCAACTGCCTGTGAGTGCAACCAAACAAATAGCGGATAAGGACGGTTTGACGCTCTATCATAACAGGTAACAGGGCGAAATACTCTGGAAGGCGGTGGATTGTACGGACGAAAGCCGAAGACAATCCTGGAACCTGGTTTTTCAACAAAGCAGGACGCTTACGAGTCACTTGCTGCCGAAATTCACTGCGGGTCTCTCAGTTACGGGCGGTATCTTGGGCAGGAGCGATTGATCTCTGACGGAGCCGTGCTATTGTTCCTGAGCTAGTATATATTGAGCGTCTCTTCTGAACAAACTGCTGCTCTCTTTGTTGCCTAAAAgcttctctctttcttcaccAACTCGATCagaaccaacaccaacaactcaACCAAGGACCAACAAGTCTATCAATATGGtgcccaccatcacccgccTCGTCGGCTTTCTGGCTCTCTTTGGCGTATGAACATCGTCAGCTAGTCTTCCGGAACAAGTCGCTAATTCGTGCCACAGGCTGTTCACAGTGCCCCCGCTTCCCCTGACCAGGCCACTGTCTCCATTGGCTTGGAGGGCCGCGAGATTGTTCCGGTCCAGTGgaacctccccatcaacattAACGACCCCAATGGCAAGAAGGTTGCTGTCACCGGTACCATCGAAGAGGCAGTCGCCAGGATGGAAGCCCACTTCCCTGGTTGGAACGAATCTTTTGTGGCTCAGCTGCCCGCCGTCCAGCTGCCCTCGCGCTTCGGCTTTAGGGCGGACGACGACCCGGAGTTGGGCAACGTGGTATCTACTGACTGCAATATTCCCGGGGAGGCGCAGAGCGAGTACCGTATTGGCCAGGGGGTCTCGTACTTGCGTGGCTTGTCGGGCAGAGCGAGCAACAATCCGGGCAAGTGTGGACGTGTCAGCTGCTCCTATCACACTGCCATCTACTGGTGCAATGCGGTACGTTTTGGTCACCCTGTGCTGTAAGCTTTGATGTCTGTTTACTAACTGTAGATCAGGATACGGTCGACAAGGAGGTCGAGTGGAACGCCATTGCTGATGGAGCATATGACGTTTGTAGGAACTGCGAGAAGCAAGATGACAAGGGAGTTTACCATGCCAAGGGCACGGTGACATTCAAGGAGAAGTTCAGTGTCACTGTCAAGGAGGACTGGGAAAACTGCTAAATGCCGATGATGGTATTCGCGGCTATCTGGCAATGGAGGACACTGAGATATTTCGACTGTTGCCATCTTCACAGCAATTCCAATTGTTCTGTGAGAACCTCTAACTCAACTCTTAGGACCCACTGTTCCAGGGGAAGAAATGTATTGGTCTGAAACTAGCTCCGCGGAGCTCCAGGGCTGAGCTAGATTCACTAGACAAAGAGTTTGGCATCGCTTATCTCGGGCCGGGAGATCTTCGTCAAAGTTTTCTCGTCAGagccttttttttgtgaAATGCTGCTTGGCTTTCTGTTGGGGGgacccccctcaaacccccacGTCGAGCTGTCGCCCAAGCTGCCCACCTCAGTGCATTGGGTGCCCAAGCTCCCGCCCGTGGTCCACCACCTATGCGGCATTGGATACCTAAGGGGTTGCACGCCGTTAGCGCCCAAGATGACTCCTGAAAAAAAGACTCTGTCAAGGGAAGTTTTCGCTGTCAAACTCAacgaaagagaaaaaaagaaacagagaCTCCTCGGTTACAGATATCGTCGTCAAATGTAAAAGTAATAGTACCACTTGTACCTCCACGTGGAGGGGGTAATTCGAACGGGGGCCGGTGGAGATTGGGCGTGGGGGTGCGCCAAAGTCTGGGGTAAACTGCCCCGCGCCGCAGAGGCGCCCAGGCCCAGAGCTGGGAGCTGCCCAGATCGGCCCCTGTTGATGGAATTCGATGCTTTATCGTTCTCTCGAAACCTTCGAGCCTGCCATTTAGTTTTCTTGCAAAGCTCGTTCAGATGTCCTTCTTTCGCTGCAGATAGAGAGAGGCGCGCGCTGCGGCCTTGTCCACGAATTTCACGACCCCAAGAATGAGCCCCCGTCTCCAGTACTAGCTAGACGACAACGATGGCGACccaacaaccttctcccccgcAGCAGCCTCAAAATGGCATCGAAAATGGCGCCGGCACTCCCACGACCACATACAAACGCGCGAGCCGCAAGGGAGCGCCCCGTCGCTTCAGCTGCCCCTACCCGGGCTGTGACAAGCTCTACTCGAGAGCCGAGCATCTCCAGCGTCACCAGTTGAACCGTGCGATCTGCTATTTCCTGCGCGTGTGCGCCATCACCTGTAGCTGACCAAGACCTCAGATCAGCCCAAGGAGATCTTTCGTTGCGATGTATCGGGTGTACGTTTGACCCATTGATGCAAGACACACAGGACACTGACGATGCTGTGGAACAACAGTGCGAACAAAAGTTTGTACGAGCCGACCTTCTCGCTAGGCACAGGAAGAGGCATTCGTCGTCGTACGTACCCCGAAACCGAATGCCCAGCTTCAGTGCCGTCAAGGACGAGTCATCCGCCGCATCTGGGAGCGCCGTTCTGTCACCTACTCCTGGCGCCGAAAGTCGACCGTCGGTTCCGAATGCCCCTCACGATGCCGCCATCTTGCTAGCCCCCGAGCCGAGACCGCGCCAGCCTCCTACACTTCCAAATCCTCCCGCGCCGAGACTATCTACCCATCAGCCTGGTTGGCATCCCCAAATGCCCGATATGGAGTGTAACATAATCAGGCCTAAGCCAGGGTATTACCCTCGTGAGGAGAGGCCGCCACAGCCGCAGAACCCCGTGTCGTACCGCGGCGTCGACGTCGAGTTTCCCCACGACGATATTTCCCACGAGAATTTTGCTGTCTGGCTGTTCGATCCACACGCCCCTTATGGCGACTTCAGTGTGTCTCACCTCCCGTTCATGGATGGTGGGCTCGAGTCAACTCTGAACAACAACATTCACTACGACTACGAGTCACTGACCAGTGGTGGCCGGTCACAGCTCGAAACCCCTCCCCGCTTCGAGAACGACGAGCTTTTGTCCGAGTTCAGAAGACAGGAAGTATTGCGCTGGTTCCATTCTTTCCGGCAGAAGCAGCCCAAGGCGGAGCCTCTGATTGCCAGTCTGGCGCAGCAGAACAGCAGCGGTGACATGCCTGCACTGAGTGTGGAGATGATGCGCGATTGTCTGCAGGAATACTGGGATCATGTATCTCCTCGATTACCCATCGTGCATCAGCCCACCTTCTTGAGCAACCGCTGTTCAATATTCCTCCTCATGGTCATGATATCGCTCGGTGCTATTTCTCTGCGTGGACGGGACACAAATGGAAACCTGCCAGATTATGGTGGCTTTGCCGATGTCATGATCACCGGCGTGAGATGGGAGATTGTAACGGCGGAGGAAGCCTCCCCACCCGTGGCGCTCTGGGTCGCCCAGGCCTTGCTCTTGCTGGAGTTTTACGAGAAGATGTATTCTTCTCGGAAGCTCCACGAACGGGCGCATATTTACCATTCGGTGGCACTGACACTCCTCCGTCGAGGAAGCCCCTTGATTGGGCGTTCGGGAAGCGAGTCCCCGCCGGAGGTGACCTCAGCCGATCATCCACACGGGGTGAGCCTTGACTCCCATACgtggtggtgtcgatggGCGGAAACGGAAGCGATGCACCGGGTGGTATTTGCAGCCTTCATGATGGACATCATACATGCAGCAATGTTTGGCCACGCTGCACAGATGGCTCCGCATGAGATACGGCTGCCACTCCCCTGTGACGATAATCTCTGGACCGCCTCGAACCCGGATACTGTACGGCAGCTCGATCAGAATCTCCGGATGTATGGTGTAAAGACCATTTCGTTTCTGGACGGCCTGAAGCGTGCCCTTCATGgcaaggaggtcaagactCATTCGTTCGGCCGGATGATCATCATGTGTGGTCTTCTCAGTGTTGGTTGGCATCTCAGCCACAGGGAAACACACCTCAAATGGCTGGACTTCACCAACCCGCCGAGCGAGACCCAGGACGGATGGAAGAAGATTCTTCTCAAGGCATACGACGACTGGAAGTACAGTTTCGACGTGGCGCAGGGCACGACGGGGAGTCCTGGAGTTGCCACTCCTGTTTCCCAGCCCTCTGGTGCCAACGGCCCCATCCACAGCGCCGCTGTCCTATACCATCTTGCTCAGCTGAGCTTGCACGTCGATATTGTCGACTGTCAGGTGTATGCTGGAGCCAGGCGTCTTTTGGGTAGGAAGGTTTCGGTTCGGGACTACACCAACGTTGTTGCTCGCATGAAGCACTGGGCAACGTTGCCTACCACCCGCCACGCGGTGCTTCATTCCTTCAAGCTTCTTCACCGTGTGCTGGTCGACCCACGGAGAAGCAGCGggagcatcagcagcagcgaccGTGACCGCATCGGTCTCGGGGGTGTTCACCTGCCCCCCATCGAGGTCCAGTCTTATTCCTGCCGCAGCGAGCCCGACCCTCACCGGCCATGGGTCATGTACTACGCTGCCCTGTGTATCTGGTCGTTTGTGCGTGCTATCAGCAAGCATGACTCGGTTCACGACATGAGCAGCCATCCTACTTCGCCGTTTCGGCCGCCGAAGGTGTTGCCGGTTAATTATCGGAGAGTGTCGGCTTATTTGTCGAATGTTGCGAATATGAACGAGTTGACGGAGGCTACGGCGGGGACGTTGGTGGATGGCTTGTCGGATTTGTTGGAGGCGCTGCATTCGATTTTTGCGGAGGCGTACTCGGAGTTGTTGCATGAGGCGCATGATCGGTTGAAGATTTGTAAGGAGATGTTGGCTTCTGTTGGGGCGTCTGGTCCGTGAAGAGGATTGGAGAAGATGTGTGTTGGGTAAGGGCTGGAATCCCTGGGGAGGAAGTGCGTATACCCCTTTATGATGTCGACATGATTTGAGATGATGGTACGTCGCCCTCGGTTGAACATGTGGAATATTGTCACTAACAAGTGGATGCACAAGCATTGGATATGGAACATGCATGTATCATCAATTGGTATGGGAAGGCTATGTGTATGACGCCGTGGTTTGGTAGGGCAAAATCAGGTCAGGCAGGTATTGGATGAGGGTAAACAGTCCGAGGCAACCCTGGCTGGGTAGACTCTTTTAAATACAAAGTTTCTTGGTTCAAGTGACTGTCACCCCTGTGAATGAAGTTCATTCTCCTCTGGCTGGCCATCTTAtaggcggcggcggcgagttCCCAGGTCATGCATTTGTCTCGATGCCTCTATCCAATTTCTGTCGCCGGAGGCCACGGAGGTAAATGGTCCCGGGGTGTTTGGCATGTCGTGTGTAGGTCTATGGACTTTGGACCGTATCACGGCTTTGATCTTGGGGTGCGTAATTTGGTATGTTGGGATGGGGGCAGAGGGGATGTTCATGAAGCTTTCTTGACTACCCTAGTAGGTTGACTACCCTAGGAGGTCTTCTCACTGCCTATCATGAAAGATCCTTCTCTGGATTTTCGGTCCATTTAGCTTGCAGTGACTCTCACTTCCAAAATCCCTTCACAGACGGGTTAGAATACCCCCAGCTTCTTTCCATCTATTATTTCACGCAGGGGCATATAACAGGCCACATATCATGGTCAAAGCCAATGCAATAGGTGAAAATGGCTGAGGCTTTTCACCTGTGGAGACCTGTTCATTCAATCTTGGCCATTTCTTCCACAGGCGCCATGGCGGGCAGCGCTTCTGGATCTAAGCAATCCAAAGTCTGGAAACCGTAGATTCGGAAGGCTTATCTTCATTCATGCCACTGAAAACTTTACATCAGCCACCAGAAAAAAATGTCTCgcattaaaaaaaaaaaaaaaaagagattccttcctttttttcttcgtcgGAAGCAGCgtccatcccatcaccaacctcggcaGAACATCCGTAACGTTCGTCAACCGACAACATCAAGTGTCAAGACAACATTCGTTCGAAGAACAGCAATCAATTCATCACTACCTATTCTATCCCGGTATATTGCGTTGTTCCACCACCGTAACAAtgcccaaacccaaccccaaccgcgTCACCAAGCCGACCAAgtccaccaacccacccctcactcccgccctccgccgcccaacccccctcctctcccacctcacccCAAAACAACATTCAGCCACAATAACCTCCCGCCTCTCAGGCACCCCCGCTACAGGCGTCATCCCCCAGGGTTACAAACACCCCATCTCCGACCTTAGGTACGACCTACCCGAATGTACCTGGGATTCCCTCCTCGAATTCTACCGCCAAACCCAAGATTCCTACATCATGGAAGAAGAGATAAAAGCCGAAAGCGCAAGGCGCAACATCATGGGTGAACCCCCCTGTCCGAAAACACCAGAAAGGGTTGTCCCCCCGACTTACGATCCAGAGTATGCCATGCCAGATTACAGTTTCGGGGCGATTCTGGAGAGGTATAAAaggcagaaggaggagagttTCGTCACGGAGGCGGAGATcagggaggagcagagggggaggtcggagagggccgggaggtggcggatggcgaggagggaagaggaaaaggaggtggGGGCGATGGGGGGGGAGCAGACACCGCGTGCTAGTCGGGATGGGTCTTTGTCTTAGGAGGGCAGAGGGACGCCAATGGCGGAGGGGAATGGTAATTACCAGCTGCAGCGGCAATGTCGGTGTGTGATCAACCCCTCTCCTATGCCTCAGCAGGCTGTTGCTGACCGGCAGGGATACCACCAGTATGCTCGCCCCCCTGCCACCCCGCCTGGCGGAGAACCGGATAAGGAGACGGTAGAGTGGGATGAGTGGATGTGCGGACAGCTGGCGGCGTATTTACTGAATGGCACGCCCGAGTGAGGTGTCCAGGGGGATAGTGcgaggagagaagagatCTGTCGACAGCGAGCGGGATTCGGTTGTATCAACACCCGAGGGCCAGGAGAAACCTTGGAAGCTTGGAGTCTCACGGTTGTAGTGTAAGTTCCAGCTGGTGAACGTTTCTGTGTTTGAGGCTGTTAGTGGCGCCGGTTTGCGCGCCGGTTGAGCCTGAGGCTCGACGTTGAGCTGTGGGTGggactggaagaagaatgTGGAGGAAAGGTTTTTGCCAAAGGGCAAGGCTAGCGTGAGATTGCGTGGACGGTTAGGGTGTGACTTGCGGATTCTGGGGTTTGGTTGTTGGACAGGCTTCATTGTTGGATGGTACGAGTTGGTCTAGATGTGGAGgttggatgagatggttTGGGTTGATGGAGTTGGGCTTAGTGCAGTGGTGCTTCGGTTTATATAACTGCTCAGCCTCAGCAATACAACACACCATGTGGTTTGGCAGGGTTATTTGTTAGTTTCGGAGTCTTTCCCACGTTTCTTGCGATACCCCTGGTTTTCTTTGTAGTGTTGATGTAGTTCATCGTCACACTATATCAATAGGAACAAGGTTTGTTCCAAAAATTATTATATGTGATAATGATATGTAATGAGTGGCTCGTGATGATCATCCTGACAAAATGAAATAAAGAAGATTTCAAGAAGGAGTGTCCGTAAATCTGACATATCCTatatccatccatccatcccaaccaGCGGTCTCAGGCTCGTCTCAAGATGTGATCATCAA
Proteins encoded in this window:
- a CDS encoding hypothetical protein (EggNog:ENOG503PEV2; COG:S); translation: MVPTITRLVGFLALFGAVHSAPASPDQATVSIGLEGREIVPVQWNLPININDPNGKKVAVTGTIEEAVARMEAHFPGWNESFVAQLPAVQLPSRFGFRADDDPELGNVVSTDCNIPGEAQSEYRIGQGVSYLRGLSGRASNNPGKCGRVSCSYHTAIYWCNADTVDKEVEWNAIADGAYDVCRNCEKQDDKGVYHAKGTVTFKEKFSVTVKEDWENC
- a CDS encoding hypothetical protein (EggNog:ENOG503NV77; COG:S), encoding MATQQPSPPQQPQNGIENGAGTPTTTYKRASRKGAPRRFSCPYPGCDKLYSRAEHLQRHQLNHQPKEIFRCDVSGCEQKFVRADLLARHRKRHSSSYVPRNRMPSFSAVKDESSAASGSAVLSPTPGAESRPSVPNAPHDAAILLAPEPRPRQPPTLPNPPAPRLSTHQPGWHPQMPDMECNIIRPKPGYYPREERPPQPQNPVSYRGVDVEFPHDDISHENFAVWLFDPHAPYGDFSVSHLPFMDGGLESTLNNNIHYDYESLTSGGRSQLETPPRFENDELLSEFRRQEVLRWFHSFRQKQPKAEPLIASLAQQNSSGDMPALSVEMMRDCLQEYWDHVSPRLPIVHQPTFLSNRCSIFLLMVMISLGAISLRGRDTNGNLPDYGGFADVMITGVRWEIVTAEEASPPVALWVAQALLLLEFYEKMYSSRKLHERAHIYHSVALTLLRRGSPLIGRSGSESPPEVTSADHPHGVSLDSHTWWCRWAETEAMHRVVFAAFMMDIIHAAMFGHAAQMAPHEIRLPLPCDDNLWTASNPDTVRQLDQNLRMYGVKTISFLDGLKRALHGKEVKTHSFGRMIIMCGLLSVGWHLSHRETHLKWLDFTNPPSETQDGWKKILLKAYDDWKYSFDVAQGTTGSPGVATPVSQPSGANGPIHSAAVLYHLAQLSLHVDIVDCQVYAGARRLLGRKVSVRDYTNVVARMKHWATLPTTRHAVLHSFKLLHRVLVDPRRSSGSISSSDRDRIGLGGVHLPPIEVQSYSCRSEPDPHRPWVMYYAALCIWSFVRAISKHDSVHDMSSHPTSPFRPPKVLPVNYRRVSAYLSNVANMNELTEATAGTLVDGLSDLLEALHSIFAEAYSELLHEAHDRLKICKEMLASVGASGP